One Brassica napus cultivar Da-Ae chromosome C2, Da-Ae, whole genome shotgun sequence DNA window includes the following coding sequences:
- the LOC106378405 gene encoding probable hexosyltransferase MUCI70, which yields MGKLISVTASPPHCVRSKLLCFSLVYLLTTLSLILYVSLSRNQCIFRYSPFDPIQTKRFSFPSSYGEHKYAFPTHRSSCSSPVFFSDYWTVLNEIHSICRVSSSSETLRYIHGKSETFGGNFSTQKRFSYFNHSNNDVEVPCGFFRDFPISNSDRAEMDKCELVVASAIFNDHDKIIQPVGLGVKTLETVCFYMFIDNKTLNSLSHHNVISKNNPKDYRIGAWRIIKISESDNLYPNPAMNGVIPKYLIHRLFPNSKFSIWVDAKIQLMIDPLLLIHSMLVIPEVDIAISKHPFFVNTIEEAMATARWKKWGDVDGLRMQMETYSEHGLKPWSSHKLPYPTGNKIFPNEQGLLFLVIT from the exons ATGGGAAAACTCATCAGTGTCACCGCATCTCCTCCTCACTGTGTCCGATCAAAGCTCCTCTGTTTCTCACTTGTCTACTTACTCACCACACTTTCCCTGATTCTCTACGTCTCTCTCTCAAGAAACCAATGCATCTTTCGATACTCACCGTTCGATCCGATCCAAACAAAAAGGTTCTCGTTTCCTTCTTCTTACGGTGAACACAAATACGCTTTTCCTACTCATAGATCTTCTTGCTCTTCCCCTGTTTTCTTCTCag ATTACTGGACAGTATTGAATGAGATACATAGTATCTGCAGAGTGTCATCATCATCTGAAACTTTGAGATACATTCACGGCAAAAGCGAAACTTTCGGTGGAAACTTCAGTACCCAGAAGAGATTTTCTTACTTTAATCATTCGAACAACGACGTCGAAGTTCCATGTGGTTTCTTCAGAGATTTCCCGATCAGCAACTCCG ATAGAGCTGAGATGGATAAATGTGAACTAGTAGTTGCATCAGCCATTTTCAACGATCATGATAAAATCATACAACCAGTGGGACTTGGAGTTAAGACACTAGAAACCGTTTGTTTCTACATGTTCATCGACaacaaaaccctaaactctctcTCCCACCACAATGTCATCTCTAAAAACAATCCGAAAGACTACAGAATAGGCGCGTGGAGAATCATCAAAATCTCAGAGTCAGATAATCTATACCCTAATCCGGCTATGAACGGGGTTATACCAAAGTATCTAATACACAGATTGTTTCCAAACTCAAAGTTCAGTATATGGGTCGACGCAAAGATCCAGCTCATGATTGATCCGCTACTTCTGATTCATTCCATGTTGGTGATTCCTGAGGTCGATATTGCGATATCTAAGCACCCCTTCTTTGTAAATACAATAGAGGAGGCTATGGCTACTGCACGGTGGAAGAAATGGGGAGATGTTGATGGGCTAAGGATGCAAATGGAGACTTATTCTGAGCATGGTTTAAAGCCTTGGAGTTCTCATAAATTGCCATATCCTACAGGTAATAAAATTTTCCCTAACGAACAAGGTTTGTTGTTTTTAGTGATTACTTAA